Proteins from a genomic interval of Pseudomonas paeninsulae:
- a CDS encoding DEAD/DEAH box helicase: MTFVSLGLIDPLLRTLDGLGYAVPTPVQAQAIPPILKGLDLMAAAQTGTGKTAGFALPLLQRLMMEGPQVASNSVRALVLVPTRELAEQVQQSFLTYGQDLPLRSYAVYGGVSINPQMMKLRKGLDVLVATPGRLLDLYRQNAVKFNQLQVLVLDEADRMLDLGFARELQDVFAALPKKRQTLLFSATFSEAIRVMANQMLHDPLSIEVSPRNAAAKSVKQWLIPVDKKRKSELFLHLYQSKRWSQALVFVKTRKGVDELEAELQRHGISADAIHGDKPQATRLRALQRFKDGEIKVLVATDVAARGLDIDDMPLVVNFDLPTVAEDYVHRIGRTGRAGATGQAVSLVCADEVELLSAIETLTQQVLQRIDEADFIPDHRVPLTLAGGQVVKKSKKPKKPKVVGGGKSGSLGRWLESDEPAAPAVKAVRKVPSFGGKPAKGGRKA, translated from the coding sequence ATGACCTTCGTTTCCCTCGGCCTGATCGATCCCTTGCTGCGCACCCTCGACGGCCTCGGCTATGCCGTCCCCACCCCGGTGCAGGCCCAGGCCATTCCGCCGATCCTCAAGGGCCTCGACCTGATGGCCGCGGCGCAGACCGGCACCGGCAAAACCGCCGGCTTCGCCCTGCCGTTGTTGCAGCGCTTGATGATGGAAGGGCCGCAGGTGGCCAGCAACTCGGTGCGCGCCTTGGTGCTGGTGCCGACTCGCGAGCTGGCCGAGCAGGTGCAGCAGAGCTTTCTGACCTACGGGCAAGACCTGCCGCTGCGCAGCTACGCGGTGTACGGCGGGGTCAGCATCAACCCGCAGATGATGAAGCTGCGCAAGGGCCTCGACGTATTGGTCGCCACCCCCGGCCGGCTGCTCGATCTGTACCGGCAGAACGCGGTGAAGTTCAACCAGCTGCAGGTGCTGGTGCTGGATGAAGCCGACCGCATGCTCGACCTGGGCTTCGCCCGCGAGCTGCAGGACGTATTCGCCGCACTGCCGAAAAAACGCCAGACCCTGCTGTTTTCCGCGACCTTCTCCGAAGCCATCCGCGTCATGGCCAACCAGATGCTGCACGACCCGCTGAGCATCGAGGTCAGCCCGCGCAATGCCGCAGCCAAGTCGGTCAAGCAGTGGCTGATCCCGGTGGACAAGAAGCGCAAGAGCGAGCTGTTCCTGCACCTGTACCAGAGCAAGCGTTGGAGCCAGGCGCTGGTGTTCGTCAAGACCCGCAAAGGCGTCGATGAGCTGGAGGCCGAGTTGCAGCGCCACGGTATCAGCGCCGATGCGATCCACGGTGACAAGCCGCAGGCCACCCGTCTGCGCGCCCTGCAGCGCTTCAAGGATGGTGAGATCAAGGTGCTGGTGGCCACCGACGTGGCGGCCCGCGGCCTGGATATCGACGACATGCCGCTGGTGGTCAACTTCGACCTGCCGACCGTCGCCGAAGACTACGTGCACCGCATCGGCCGCACCGGTCGTGCCGGCGCCACGGGCCAGGCGGTGTCGCTGGTCTGCGCCGACGAGGTGGAGCTGCTGTCGGCCATCGAGACCCTGACCCAGCAGGTACTGCAACGCATCGACGAGGCGGATTTCATCCCCGACCACCGGGTACCGCTGACCCTGGCCGGCGGCCAGGTGGTGAAAAAATCGAAGAAGCCGAAAAAACCCAAAGTGGTCGGCGGCGGCAAGTCCGGCAGCCTCGGCCGCTGGCTGGAAAGCGACGAACCCGCTGCGCCTGCAGTCAAGGCCGTGCGCAAGGTGCCGAGTTTCGGCGGCAAGCCGGCCAAGGGCGGCAGAAAAGCGTAG